A genome region from Chlorobaculum tepidum TLS includes the following:
- the rpmG gene encoding 50S ribosomal protein L33, whose product MAKGKENRIVITLECTEAKKEGVPVSRYTTTKNKKNTTERLILKKYNPNLKRHTEHKEIK is encoded by the coding sequence ATGGCAAAAGGGAAAGAGAACAGAATCGTGATTACGCTCGAGTGCACCGAAGCGAAAAAAGAGGGCGTGCCCGTTTCGCGGTACACCACGACCAAGAACAAAAAAAATACAACGGAGCGCCTCATTCTCAAAAAATACAACCCGAATCTGAAAAGGCACACTGAGCACAAAGAGATCAAGTAA